The following coding sequences are from one Halobacteriovorax sp. JY17 window:
- a CDS encoding TonB C-terminal domain-containing protein encodes MNTRSKFQFESYGTSLALSVLLNILLVILTSLVFKIDPRIPENSNPLLDGKQVINIKSFRTVGVKNGKKKDFSMPTKNPTKQSSPSKKSGPNGVSLSQLGSVAEKSSTEAAKRVSPTRSIEYKKSESNFSFTAKPPLKQRLHKQQQQLQGDVLKNLAANPSFASALSNKGFNVQFDPPEGIPEDELNSVEKIFYSFQKRTYETYLNSFLKTYYGNLTTNPALKKDLTSQRHRLNARVQFDREGNIVSVKILKSSESDSVHKLFETTLDQMRSIPNPPKDLLGKDGNFTIYYSLYIN; translated from the coding sequence ATGAATACGCGGTCAAAATTTCAATTCGAAAGTTATGGAACTTCACTAGCACTCTCAGTTCTTCTCAATATCCTTCTTGTGATATTGACTTCGCTCGTATTTAAAATAGACCCACGAATCCCGGAGAATTCTAATCCACTACTCGATGGTAAGCAGGTTATTAATATAAAATCTTTCAGAACTGTTGGGGTAAAAAATGGAAAGAAAAAAGATTTCTCAATGCCAACGAAGAACCCTACCAAGCAATCTTCCCCTTCAAAAAAAAGTGGTCCCAATGGAGTTAGCCTAAGTCAACTAGGTTCTGTAGCTGAAAAATCTAGCACGGAGGCAGCGAAGAGAGTCTCCCCAACCCGCTCTATTGAATATAAGAAATCTGAATCTAATTTTTCATTCACAGCTAAACCCCCTTTAAAGCAGAGACTACATAAACAGCAGCAACAGCTACAAGGCGACGTACTTAAAAATCTTGCGGCCAACCCTAGTTTTGCAAGTGCTCTTAGCAACAAAGGATTTAACGTTCAATTCGATCCACCTGAAGGAATACCTGAAGATGAACTCAATAGTGTTGAGAAGATATTCTATAGTTTTCAAAAGAGAACCTATGAGACTTACTTAAATTCATTTTTAAAAACTTACTATGGAAATTTGACGACAAACCCAGCTCTCAAAAAAGATCTCACTTCTCAAAGACATAGACTAAATGCGAGAGTTCAATTTGACCGAGAAGGAAACATCGTTTCAGTAAAGATCCTAAAGTCTTCTGAGAGTGACTCTGTCCATAAGTTATTTGAAACGACATTAGATCAAATGAGGTCAATCCCCAATCCTCCTAAAGACCTTCTAGGAAAAGATGGAAACTTTACGATCTACTACTCACTATATATTAATTAA
- a CDS encoding ATP-binding protein has product MKYEVQNWLKSKKAIIGVGATALLIMTGVFQHKLNVKISDISSLKSNLSTCFSRLNQSYTAKVIGDSTSMYLESGFMKTTEECLGEVSGFAEEIFAANAVKLGQTLNALISDIHWFHERLEESSNSFSGKDIEVILSNLSDRFEKLEMKYDNVDGELMSKESSISLSKSNLTILLISLCFIVPLLLLWDFAQRRGLEQRNSNSEKDARDRIESGDAIVHSEVATIIKDALEQNQLVYCSKLFSQFHALSTLNPTKDSVGKIQAMVTNRNVTEVEIDNIWNQSEAIDSIVRSAEGNSISEAIEETYQGPVVGLDQTLTKVVNHLSNKLLAEGVIIDLNIAENLGVQGEDEAVEQVVYNIIMNAVKNCQVGGTTGRISVDAKRIGSNVCVNLVDTGEGFSKDFLSAVNGLGDIDQHMPLSLQISKELIEDSLGSISFENLYRDGKISGGKVQVVMKSAELNSKRVASVQAGTKRDILEAIKQQSF; this is encoded by the coding sequence ATGAAGTACGAAGTTCAAAATTGGTTGAAAAGTAAGAAGGCCATCATTGGAGTAGGAGCTACTGCACTACTTATTATGACTGGTGTTTTTCAGCATAAATTGAATGTTAAAATATCAGATATCTCCTCTTTAAAGAGTAATCTTTCAACTTGCTTTTCGAGATTAAATCAAAGTTACACAGCTAAAGTAATTGGAGACTCTACATCAATGTACTTAGAGTCTGGTTTTATGAAAACTACTGAAGAGTGTTTAGGTGAGGTTAGTGGTTTTGCTGAAGAAATCTTTGCTGCAAATGCTGTGAAGCTAGGGCAGACTCTTAATGCTCTTATTTCAGACATTCATTGGTTTCATGAGAGATTAGAAGAAAGCTCGAATTCATTTTCTGGAAAAGATATAGAAGTCATCCTTAGCAATCTTAGCGATAGATTTGAAAAGTTAGAAATGAAATACGATAATGTTGATGGAGAGCTTATGAGTAAAGAGAGTAGTATCTCTCTTTCAAAGAGTAATCTAACAATACTCTTAATAAGTCTATGCTTTATTGTACCTCTCTTACTTCTATGGGATTTTGCTCAAAGAAGAGGCCTTGAGCAGAGAAATTCAAATTCAGAAAAAGATGCTAGAGATAGAATTGAAAGTGGTGATGCTATTGTTCACTCTGAAGTTGCAACAATTATTAAAGATGCCCTCGAGCAAAATCAATTAGTTTATTGCTCTAAGCTATTTTCTCAATTCCATGCACTAAGCACTCTTAACCCTACTAAAGATTCCGTAGGGAAAATTCAAGCAATGGTTACAAATAGAAATGTAACAGAGGTTGAAATTGATAATATCTGGAACCAATCGGAAGCGATTGACTCTATCGTTAGAAGTGCAGAAGGCAATTCTATCTCTGAAGCCATAGAGGAAACTTATCAGGGTCCTGTAGTTGGTCTTGATCAAACCCTTACAAAGGTTGTTAATCACCTAAGTAATAAATTGCTGGCAGAAGGTGTAATCATTGATTTAAACATTGCTGAAAATCTTGGTGTTCAAGGGGAAGATGAAGCTGTTGAGCAAGTTGTTTATAATATTATAATGAATGCAGTTAAGAATTGTCAGGTGGGAGGTACCACAGGGCGAATTTCAGTAGATGCTAAAAGAATTGGATCAAATGTTTGCGTAAATCTTGTAGATACAGGAGAGGGATTTTCAAAAGATTTCTTATCCGCAGTTAATGGATTAGGTGATATTGATCAACATATGCCTCTATCTCTTCAAATCTCTAAAGAGCTTATTGAAGACTCCCTAGGTTCAATTTCTTTTGAAAATCTCTACCGAGACGGAAAAATTTCAGGTGGAAAAGTTCAAGTTGTGATGAAATCTGCTGAACTTAATAGTAAAAGAGTGGCGAGTGTTCAAGCGGGAACTAAGAGGGATATCTTAGAGGCCATTAAGCAACAATCATTCTAG
- a CDS encoding ChaN family lipoprotein — protein MKTDIKKIRKNIYQYMKTKAHALEGNLSEELISYQRSQNRYSNRDFLISSFQALVKSLKKSKVIYLGDFHSFDQSSRNFQRIMRPLTSSKNPLTLGVEFVHFENQVHIDNYLENNITEIEFLENIHYYESWRFPWNQYKVFFDLARKNGYKILALNSNGTLSKRDKRAAEILNEYIKNNPKDKLLVLFGEYHITPSKLPRQVLKKIGPKFTQTIVHQNLDKVYWKLEETEMGRKKTQVIEFDENEFSIQSSAPWVKYESMIYWYENLLEDPEFDIHQYMMESGLKSFTENANDTFLFLTEKMTTALNFKIPKSSLEDFNLHDHQKMSFILKKAESIKSSSVSKYFKGLVVKGRSFKVPNTNDYYCSNYSINRLSYLGGVHIWHLKRSLDKLQTVKILSSSSQEKKFTFLVYQFCFAYFCSKVINPYRKCDLYADIFEKSKMKENSDSIYLKKCLELIEHDQRDIDINYTLKGMPLDKTYKMAKIIGYMFGDLIFDFHFEKNSKKYQDILNILCSRDITQENFIELSKSVLPKRKYKTYKKRFF, from the coding sequence ATGAAAACGGACATAAAGAAGATACGAAAAAATATTTACCAATATATGAAGACAAAGGCCCATGCACTTGAAGGGAATTTGTCAGAAGAGTTAATCTCTTATCAGAGAAGTCAAAATAGATACTCTAATAGAGATTTTCTTATTTCAAGTTTTCAAGCTCTTGTTAAATCACTAAAGAAGTCTAAAGTTATCTATCTTGGAGATTTTCACTCCTTTGATCAAAGTTCAAGAAACTTTCAAAGAATAATGAGACCTTTAACAAGCTCAAAGAATCCTCTTACCTTAGGTGTAGAATTTGTTCACTTTGAAAATCAAGTTCATATAGATAACTACTTAGAAAATAATATTACAGAAATTGAATTTCTTGAGAATATTCATTACTACGAATCGTGGAGATTTCCTTGGAATCAATATAAAGTCTTCTTTGATCTTGCCAGAAAAAATGGCTATAAAATCTTAGCTCTAAACTCCAATGGTACCCTTTCCAAAAGAGATAAGAGGGCCGCTGAAATTTTAAACGAGTATATAAAAAATAATCCAAAGGATAAATTACTTGTACTCTTTGGAGAATATCACATTACTCCAAGTAAACTCCCTAGGCAGGTTCTAAAGAAAATAGGCCCTAAATTTACTCAAACAATTGTGCATCAAAATCTCGATAAGGTTTACTGGAAACTTGAAGAAACAGAAATGGGGCGAAAGAAAACTCAAGTGATTGAGTTTGATGAAAATGAATTCTCCATACAGTCTTCAGCACCTTGGGTTAAATACGAAAGTATGATTTACTGGTATGAAAACCTACTCGAAGATCCTGAATTTGATATACATCAATATATGATGGAGTCTGGACTAAAGAGCTTTACAGAAAATGCTAATGACACCTTCTTATTTCTAACAGAGAAAATGACTACAGCATTAAACTTTAAAATTCCAAAATCTTCCCTAGAAGACTTTAATCTCCACGACCACCAAAAGATGAGCTTTATTTTAAAAAAGGCCGAATCTATCAAGTCTTCATCTGTTTCTAAATATTTCAAGGGTTTGGTTGTAAAAGGTCGAAGCTTTAAAGTACCTAATACCAATGACTACTACTGCTCAAACTACTCTATTAATAGGCTCTCCTATTTAGGTGGAGTACATATTTGGCACTTAAAGAGAAGTCTAGATAAATTACAGACAGTAAAGATTCTCTCTAGTAGTTCTCAAGAAAAGAAATTCACTTTCCTCGTTTATCAATTCTGCTTTGCCTACTTTTGCTCTAAGGTGATTAATCCATACCGAAAGTGTGACCTCTACGCTGATATATTTGAAAAATCAAAAATGAAGGAGAATAGCGATAGTATCTATTTAAAGAAGTGTTTAGAACTTATAGAGCACGACCAAAGAGATATAGACATAAACTATACTCTCAAAGGAATGCCTCTCGATAAGACTTATAAAATGGCAAAGATTATTGGTTATATGTTTGGAGATTTAATTTTTGATTTTCATTTTGAAAAGAACTCAAAAAAATATCAAGATATTTTAAATATTCTTTGCTCAAGGGATATTACACAAGAAAATTTTATTGAACTTAGCAAGTCCGTACTTCCTAAGAGAAAGTACAAGACTTACAAGAAGAGATTCTTCTAG
- a CDS encoding RsmD family RNA methyltransferase, which translates to MSIKILGGLAKGQALLVPKGDLIRPTSVMLRRKIFDARQDMSGYRFYDLCAGTGAMGLEALSRGAESVTLIEPNSKVFALTKKNVESISKASGELGEVELIKSNAVKWLESFLHTYETMNDEAKESVILFLDPPYLLHDIYHKCIDLISKVDFQGELWIESDEQKGVKKKYLENLFLDMKSYSQGTSFILIVR; encoded by the coding sequence ATGTCTATAAAAATATTAGGGGGTTTGGCCAAAGGTCAGGCCCTTTTAGTTCCTAAGGGTGATTTAATTCGTCCAACCTCAGTAATGCTTCGAAGAAAGATATTTGATGCCAGGCAAGATATGTCTGGCTATAGATTTTATGACTTGTGCGCAGGAACGGGTGCAATGGGTCTCGAAGCTCTTTCAAGAGGAGCTGAGTCAGTAACATTAATTGAACCAAACTCAAAGGTTTTTGCACTTACTAAGAAGAATGTAGAATCCATTAGCAAAGCCTCAGGTGAATTGGGGGAAGTGGAGTTAATAAAATCAAACGCTGTAAAGTGGCTTGAGAGCTTTTTGCACACTTATGAAACGATGAACGATGAAGCAAAGGAGTCGGTGATTCTCTTTCTAGATCCTCCTTACTTGCTGCATGATATTTATCACAAATGTATCGATCTTATTTCAAAAGTCGACTTTCAAGGGGAGCTTTGGATTGAGTCTGATGAACAAAAAGGTGTTAAGAAAAAATATTTGGAAAATCTCTTTCTCGATATGAAAAGTTACTCACAAGGAACGAGCTTTATTCTCATCGTTCGCTAG
- the coaD gene encoding pantetheine-phosphate adenylyltransferase, whose protein sequence is MVKKAVYAGTFDPFTNGHDDILKRALNLFDEITVLIAVSPSKVPLFSVEQRTEMLEEHFKDESRVKVDSWDGLLVDYAKKKSIDTIIRGLRPTGDFEVEFQMASMNNKLYPEIETVFLMTEGQNYYISSSLVKEVYKHDGDVSEFVPNVINSWLKKA, encoded by the coding sequence ATGGTAAAGAAAGCTGTTTATGCAGGAACTTTTGATCCTTTTACAAATGGTCATGATGATATTTTAAAAAGAGCATTAAACTTATTTGATGAGATTACAGTTTTAATAGCAGTCTCTCCGAGTAAGGTTCCACTTTTCTCCGTAGAGCAAAGAACTGAGATGTTGGAAGAACATTTTAAAGATGAAAGTAGAGTAAAAGTAGATTCTTGGGATGGGCTACTCGTTGATTATGCTAAGAAGAAAAGTATAGATACAATTATCCGTGGTTTAAGACCGACTGGAGACTTTGAAGTTGAATTTCAAATGGCCTCTATGAATAATAAACTTTATCCTGAAATTGAAACAGTCTTTCTTATGACGGAAGGACAGAATTACTATATCTCTTCATCACTTGTAAAAGAAGTTTATAAGCACGATGGTGATGTAAGTGAATTCGTTCCAAATGTAATTAATAGTTGGCTAAAAAAAGCCTGA
- a CDS encoding aminotransferase class I/II-fold pyridoxal phosphate-dependent enzyme: MKISKRVSGISESITLKLNSLALSMESEGKKVWNLTAGQLPFRPAVEFTESLRNELVFLNSFQYSPVSGLKDLREKALTYFNESRSVDVNSTHDVIVSNGGKHSLSNIFATIIDPGDEVVVLAPYWLSYPEIINLYEGKPVIVGASIYDDFQPNIEDIRSVLNKKTKAIVINSPNNPSGVHYSEEWMKSFASLMLEFPDVIIISDEIYFELSYFDPKPTYFYQYDKSLLERTIIVDGVSKNMALTGLRIGFCIGPKDVVSAMSRLQGQTASGANSLTQKALVGFNFNLIPTYLDPIKSHLRENARVVQDKLRENQLSQCWYQTKSAFYFLIDFSNTPIIEEFRKDSEDMADYSSQICEKLLTETGVAIVPGEAFGAPNTARLSLVSTKELFSEAFDKIIKFVKLN, translated from the coding sequence ATGAAAATAAGTAAGAGAGTTAGTGGTATTTCTGAAAGTATAACTTTAAAGTTAAACTCACTTGCACTAAGTATGGAAAGTGAAGGAAAGAAAGTTTGGAACTTAACAGCAGGACAACTACCATTTAGACCCGCTGTAGAATTTACTGAAAGTCTTAGAAATGAACTTGTTTTTTTGAATAGCTTTCAATACTCGCCAGTATCAGGCTTAAAAGATCTTCGAGAAAAGGCACTAACTTATTTTAATGAGTCAAGATCGGTTGATGTTAATTCCACACATGATGTTATTGTATCCAATGGTGGAAAGCATTCTCTTTCAAATATCTTTGCAACAATTATTGACCCAGGAGACGAAGTTGTTGTCCTCGCTCCTTATTGGCTCTCATATCCAGAAATTATAAATCTCTATGAGGGAAAACCTGTTATTGTCGGCGCTAGTATTTATGATGACTTTCAACCAAATATTGAAGACATTAGAAGTGTACTGAATAAGAAAACAAAAGCGATTGTAATCAACAGTCCCAATAATCCTTCGGGTGTTCACTATAGTGAAGAGTGGATGAAGTCTTTTGCGAGTTTAATGCTCGAGTTTCCTGATGTTATAATTATTAGTGATGAAATTTATTTTGAATTAAGTTACTTTGATCCAAAGCCTACTTACTTTTATCAATACGATAAATCTCTTCTTGAGAGAACTATTATTGTTGATGGTGTTTCAAAGAATATGGCGCTAACAGGACTTCGAATTGGTTTTTGTATTGGCCCTAAAGATGTTGTTTCTGCAATGTCTAGACTTCAGGGGCAAACAGCTTCGGGAGCGAATAGCTTAACTCAAAAAGCACTTGTTGGTTTTAACTTTAATTTAATACCAACTTACTTGGATCCAATTAAGTCTCACTTGCGTGAAAATGCAAGAGTGGTACAGGACAAGCTGCGTGAAAATCAACTTTCTCAGTGCTGGTATCAAACGAAATCAGCTTTCTATTTCTTAATAGATTTTTCTAATACTCCAATTATTGAGGAATTCAGAAAGGACTCTGAAGATATGGCGGACTATTCTAGTCAAATATGCGAAAAGCTTTTGACTGAAACAGGCGTAGCTATTGTTCCAGGGGAAGCTTTTGGAGCCCCTAATACTGCTAGGTTATCTCTAGTTAGTACAAAGGAGCTCTTTTCTGAAGCATTTGATAAAATTATCAAATTTGTAAAACTAAATTAA
- a CDS encoding PhoH family protein — protein MKKTFVLDTNVILFDPTAIFQFGDNNVFIPLVVVEEVDRFKKDQNENGRNARHFSRLVDDLRKQGSLSKGVALEHGGQLIISVDKRVKSKYDEVIDLKINDNLILSSALALKEEGEDSILITKDINLRLKADILGVDAEDYGKKNISLDEIYHGHRTLEVEGSELADFEKNRHLAFEDAEEMDIYPNEYLILQEKGNDRKRALGRYSLSKKGIVPLIPMREGIWGIYPKNMEQQFALDALLNDDVKLVTLVGKAGTGKTLLAIAAGLEMTINQEKYSRLLVSRPVQPMGKDLGFLPGDVNEKLAPWMQPIFDNMDFLFNQHKGGNSSYDDLIEHGLLHVEPLTYIRGRSIPGQYLIVDEAQNLSPHEVKTIITRAGEGTKIILTGDPQQIDSPYLDEINNGLSYCVERLKAEDIVAHTSLKVGERSALSEVASKLL, from the coding sequence TTGAAAAAGACTTTTGTCCTAGATACTAACGTTATTCTCTTTGACCCAACTGCAATTTTTCAATTTGGGGATAATAATGTCTTTATTCCACTTGTTGTAGTTGAAGAAGTGGATAGGTTTAAGAAAGATCAAAATGAGAACGGGAGAAATGCGAGACATTTTTCAAGATTAGTTGATGATCTTCGAAAGCAAGGTTCACTTTCAAAAGGTGTCGCTCTGGAGCACGGTGGACAATTAATTATCTCTGTAGATAAGAGAGTTAAAAGCAAGTACGACGAAGTTATTGATTTAAAAATTAATGATAACTTAATTCTCTCATCAGCTCTTGCTTTAAAAGAAGAGGGTGAGGATTCAATTCTTATCACTAAAGATATTAACTTAAGACTTAAGGCCGATATTTTAGGCGTTGACGCCGAAGACTATGGAAAGAAGAATATCTCTCTTGATGAGATTTATCACGGTCATAGAACTCTAGAAGTTGAAGGAAGTGAGCTCGCTGATTTTGAAAAAAATCGTCACCTTGCTTTTGAAGATGCTGAGGAAATGGATATTTATCCTAATGAATACTTAATTCTTCAAGAAAAAGGAAATGATAGAAAAAGGGCCCTTGGAAGATATTCACTTTCTAAGAAGGGAATCGTTCCTCTTATTCCAATGAGAGAAGGGATATGGGGAATTTACCCAAAGAATATGGAACAGCAATTTGCTCTTGATGCTCTTCTCAATGATGATGTGAAGCTTGTTACATTAGTCGGGAAAGCGGGAACAGGTAAGACTCTACTCGCAATTGCTGCAGGTCTTGAAATGACTATTAATCAAGAGAAATATTCAAGACTATTAGTTTCTCGTCCTGTTCAACCTATGGGGAAAGATTTAGGTTTCCTACCAGGGGATGTGAATGAAAAACTTGCTCCGTGGATGCAACCAATTTTTGATAATATGGATTTTCTCTTTAATCAACATAAAGGTGGAAACTCTTCATATGATGATTTAATAGAACACGGACTTTTACATGTAGAGCCCCTTACTTACATTAGAGGACGTTCAATTCCTGGTCAGTACTTAATTGTTGATGAGGCCCAGAACTTATCTCCTCATGAAGTAAAAACTATTATTACAAGAGCGGGTGAAGGAACGAAGATTATCTTAACAGGTGATCCACAGCAGATTGATAGTCCTTACTTAGATGAAATTAATAATGGTCTTTCTTATTGTGTAGAGAGACTTAAAGCTGAAGATATTGTTGCTCATACTTCACTTAAAGTTGGTGAGAGATCAGCACTTTCAGAGGTTGCTAGTAAGCTTCTGTAA